TCCAAGTGTCAGACAAAGCGTGGCTGTGAGCCGCGCTGCCCCGTCGCGGGCTCCGGGACGCTCAGTCGGCGACGAGGCCGAGGCGGAGGTACTCGGCCGCGTAGGTGCCGTGCAGCAGCAGCGACGCGTAGCGCGCGACCTCGCCGACGGCCTCCGAGGAGACGTGCTCGATGCGCACGTCGTGAGCGGTCGCGCCCTCCTCGAGGCGGATCCGCTGGTCGCGGACCACCGGGTCGTCGACGCCGTCGTCGAGGATCACCAGCACCGGGCGCCGGTCGCCCGTGTCGTCGGCGAACGGGTCGGCGAAGACGTTGCGCGGACGCGCGGCCTCGATGACGGGGAGCAGGTGCTCGGCGTCGCCGGCGAGGGCCGTGCGCCCGGAGGTACGACGGGTCGACTCCGCGACCCGGCGGGCGGCCCGGGCGGCGAGCACCGACCCGCCCCAGATCAGCGGGCTGGCGTCGGCCAGCGAGATCGCCAGCATCTTGGCCGGGTTGATCGAGATGTCGCGGTGCGGCGAGCAGGCGATCGCGACCGCGTCCAGCGCCTCCGCGACCGACTCGGGGTCGGCGGTCGGGCCGAGGTGGACCTGGTCGAGGAAGGACAGCATCGCGACCGCCGTGGCGAGCTGGTCGCCGGTGCTGGTCGGCAGCAGCGTCGCCCAGCGGCCGGTGGCGTGCTCGGCGACGACCGAGTCGCGGGGCGTCGCGACGACCAGCTGGCAGCCGCGACGGGCGGCCTCGGCCACGGCCAGCGCCGTCCCCGCGTCACCGCCCTCCGGGGCGAGCACGACCACGAGGTCGAGGCTCCCGGCCCAGCCGGGCAGCGCCGGCGACGGCCACGCCACGAACGGGACCGGGCAGAACGGCTCGAGCACCGCCCGCAGCAGGCGGGAGTCCGGGCCCGCGGCGATCACCGCACGCGGCCGGGCCTCGCTGGCCCGCGCCACCGCCTCGGCGATCGCGTCCGCGGAGTCGCCGACCTCACGTCGTACCCGGGCTCCGGACTCGGCGAGCGTGCGCAGGCGGAGGTCCGCCGACGCGAGCGCGCCCTCGTCGTCCAGCCGGGACTCGTCGAACCAGACCATGCCGCTCCCCTGTCTCCGGTGGGCTAGGCGGGCTTGCGGGCCTCGTCGACGAGCAGCACCGGGATGCCGTCGCGCACGGGGTAGGCCAGGCCGCAGCCGCTGCAGACCAGCTCGGTCGCGTCACCGGCAGCGGTGAGCGCCAGGTCGGACCGGCAGGCCGGGCACACGATGATCGCCAGCAGCTCCGGCGAGATCTCGGGGGCGCTCACTGCTCGCCCCTGATGGTGGTGAGGACCTCGTCGCGGACTCGGGCCATGGTGGACTCGTCCTTCCCTTCGGCGTTGAGCCGCAGCAGCGGCTCGGTGTTGGAGGCGCGGACGTTGAACGCCCAGTCCGCGTGGCTGACGGTGAGGCCGTCGAGCTTGTCGACGCTCACGCCGTCCTTCGAGCTCCAGGTCTGCTCGAGCTCGGCCAGCACGGCCGCCTGGTCGGCCACCGTGCTGTTGATCTCGCCGCTCAGCGGATAGCGCTCGTACGACGCCAGCAGGGTCGACAGCGGCACGTCGGCCTCGGCGAGGGCGGCCATCGCGTGCAGCGCGGCCAGCATCCCGGAGTCGGCGCGCCAGAAGTCGCGGAAGTAGAAGTGGCCGCTGTGCTCGCCGCCGAAGATCGCGTCGGTCTCGGCCATGGTGGCCTTGATGTAGGAGTGGCCGACCCGGGTCCGGACGGGCGTGCCGCCGAGCTCGGCGACGATCTCCGGCACGGCGCGGGAGGTGATCAGGTTGTGGATCACCGTCGCGCCGGGCTCCTTGGCGAGCTCGCGGGCGGCGATGAGGGCGGTCAGCGTCGAGGGCGAGACCAGCTCGCCGCGCTCGTCGACGAGGAAGCAGCGGTCGGCGTCGCCGTCGAAGGCCAGGCCGATGTCGGCACCCTCCGCGAGCACCCGCTTCTGCAGGTCGACCAGGTTGGCCGGCTCGATCGGGTTGGCCTCGTGGTTGGGGAACGTGCCGTCGAGCTCGAAGTACATCGGCACCATCTCGACCTGGTCGGCGAGCCGGTCGAAGACCGCGGGCGCGGTGTGCCCGGCCATGCCGTTGCCGGCGTCGACGACGACCCGGATGCGGCGACCCGTGACCGGCGCGAGCGACAGCAGGTGCGCGGCGTAGGCCTGGAGTACGTCGTGCGAGCCGATGGAGCCCGACCCGCCACCGTTCGCGACGGCCGTGCCGGTCGCCACGCGGTCGCGGATCTCGGCCAGGCCGCTCTCCATGCCGACCGGCTGCGCGAACGCGCGGCACATCTTGATGCCGTTGTACTGCGCGGGGTTGTGGCTGGCCGTGAACATCGCCCCCGGCAGGCCGAGGTGGCCCGAGGCGAAGTAGAGCTGGTCGGTCGACGCGAGGCCGATCATGGTGACGTCGGCGCCGGCTCCGGTCGCGCCGTCGGCGAACGCACCCGCGAGGGCGGGCGAGCTGGGCCGCATGTCGTAGCCGACCACGATCGCGTCGACACCGAGCACCTCGACGTACGCCGCTCCGGTCGCGCGCGCCAGGTCCTCGTCGAGCTGCTCGCCGACGATGCCGCGAACGTCGTAGGCCTTGAAGACCTTGCTCAGGTTGTCCGGTGAGGTCGTGGCACTGGCCATGACCCGGACACTAGTGCACGACTGTCCCCGCCGGACTACTCGGTGGTGAGCATGCGCAGGTGGCCCTTGCGGGCGACCTCACGGCCGCTCTCGCGCGGCTGCTCGACCACCGGCTGCGGGACCGGACGAGCCGCCTCCCGGACGGCGTCGGCGAGCGCGAGCAGGTCGTCGCCGCTCGGTCCCTGCTGCTGGGTGCCGAGGGAGAGCCGGACGACCTCCCAGCCGCGCGGTGCGGAGAGCCGCTCGCTGTGCTGGTCGCACAGGTCGTAGGCGTGGGGCTCCGCGAAGGTGGCGAGCGGTCCGAGGACGGCGGTGGAGTCGGCGTACACATAGGTCAGGGTCGCCACCGCACGCCGGGCGCACGCGGTGCGCGAGCAGGTGCGCATGCCCTGCGGTGCCGGAATCGCGCTCACGCGGCAGACGGTACCGCCCGGAGGGTGATCCGCTGGATAGGCTCGCTGGACGATGAGTGAGGACGAGGAGACCCGGGTCGCCCGCCCGCGGCGCGACCGTCGCGGACGCGGCATGCGCGGCCCCGCGGTCCTGCCGCTGACCTGGCCGGACACCAGCCACCGCCCGCCGCGGCCGTTGCGCCGCCGCGAGCTGTTCGACCGGATCATGCTCGACGTCGTCACCGAGATCGACGCGCGCTGGTCGCAGCACCTCGGCCTGCTGGAGTACGCCGTCGAGGACACCCCGCAGCTGCCGGACGACTGGGACTCCGGCCACGTGCCGCTGTCGTCGCTCGTGCGCGGGAGCGGTACGAAACCCACCCGCCTCGTCGTGTTCCGCCGGCCCCTGGAGCACCGCGCGGGCGACCGGGCCGACCTCGAGGCGATCATCCTCACCGTCGTGGTGGAGCAGGTCGCCGAGCTGCTCGGGATCGAGCCGGCCGAGGTGGACCCGCGCTACCCCGGCGACGACGACTGATCAGCCGGTCAGTCGGGCTCGACGACCGGGATCTCGGCCCGCAGCTCCGCCGGCCGCACCCGCAGGGTCGCCAGTCCCGGCCGCCTGCCGCCGGTGGCCGCCAGGACGACCGCCTGGATCCGGGTGTTGCGGGAGACGACCGAGATCGACGCGGCGTCGTCCGGCAGGCTGAGCGTGGCGCCGCGGTCGGTGCCGATCTCCACCTTGTCCGCGCGGATCTCCTTGCCGGCGGCGTCGTAGGACACGACGTCGACCACTGCCGTGCGCTCGGCGCCGCCGAGCACGACGCTCTTCCGGCCCGAGGGGACGACGGCCGCGGCCGGCTCGTCGAGCGAGGGCGTCGGCGCCAGCAGCACGAGGTCGTCACCGGACAGCGCCATGAAGGACGACGCCACCGGCCCGGACGCCTCGAGCTCGATGCCGACGACGCCGTCCGCGGTCGCGCCCTTGAACAGCTTGGTGAGGTCGACCGTCTCCATCGCCTGGGGCGGGACCGAGATCTCCGGGGCGCCGGTGGGCGTGAAGGCGGCCTGCTCGGTCACGAACCGGACGGCGACGCGCACCTCGTCGTCCCCCGGGTTGGCGAGCTGGAGGGTCGGCTGCGCGGGCTTCTTCGGGACGCCGAGGATCAGGCTGCTGCTGGAGGGGCTCGTGTCCGCGGGGAGGAAGTCGGTGCTCACCACGCCACGGCCGAGCGGGTCCCAGGTGTTGCGCGCGGTCGCGGTGACCCGGCCCCGGACGACGGTCAGGTGGGCGGCGGTCGCCTCGGCGCGCGGGGCGGCCGTGGCGAGGTCGATGCGCTTCACGCCGTGCGGCGGCACCTCGATGCCGCGCAGCGCGGGCTCCTCGACGGGACCCGTGGCGTCGTGGAGGGCGAGGTCGACGACCGCGTCGCCGTCGTCGGGGTTCACCAGCTCGATCGTGGTGGCGTAGCGGGCCGACGCCCCGACGCCCACCAGCCACTCGTCGTACGACGGTCCGCGGCACTCGGGCACCGCGAGCTCGCCGTCCCGTCCGGCCGCGATGCCCGGGGCCGCGGCGCCACGGCCGTCGAGGACGGTGGGACCGGTGCTCGACGGCACCTCGACGGTGCTGCCCTGCTCGACCGTGACCGGCTTGCCGGCCTTGGTGGCGCTGCTGCCGGAGGCGCCGCGCGCGGCGGGCGCCGTGGCGACCGCGAGTTCACCACCCGGCACGTCGGGGGTCCGGGTCACGCGGACGGCACCGTCGTCGCCGGTCAGTCCGCCCGGGCAGACCATCGTGGCGGACGTCAGGGCGGAGGTCGTGGGCGGCTGTGGGCCGGACAGCGGGTTGTCCTCGCCGCCGATGACGCCGACGCTCAGCGCGACGACGGCGGGGGCGGCGATCGCGAGGGCGACCAGGAGGTCGATGCGGCGGCCGCGGGAGACCGACGCGCGGCGGCCGGCGCCGGCCTTCTCGGTGGATCCGGGCTCAGTCATCACGGCTCCTTCGCAGGGGCGGGAGGGCCAGCACGACGAGGACCGGGATCGCGATCCCCTGCACGAGCAGGAGCAGCGCGCGGACCCAGTCGTGGTGCTCGGGCAGCGGTCCGGGTGCGGGGTCGACCTGCCAGGCGCGGGTGCCGCGGCTCGAGCTGGCCTGGACCAGACCGGAGGTGGCGTCGAGGCTGGAGGCCACGGATCCGTCGGCCGGGGCCGCCTGGACGACGTACAGGATCCCGCGACGCGACAGCTCCTGCACCGCGTCGGGATCGGGCGCGGTGACCAGGCTCCGGATGACCGCGGTGACCTCGGCGTCCTCGGGGGTCAGCGCGGCGATCTCGTCCTCGCCGAGGGTCATGCCGTCGCCGCGGTGGACCTCGTAGGAGAGCCCGTCAGCGATGCTGCCGCGCAGCACGAGGATGCCGTCCTGGTCGGCCTGCTCGGCGCGCTGTGCCATGTAGACGGGCACGTCGGACGGCGGGTCGTCGGTCAGGTCCTCGCCGCCCCACACCGCGAACCAGACCAGCCCGACCAGCGGGGCCACCAGCCCGGCGAGGCCGGCGAGCGCGAGGCCGGCCTGGACCGGCCTCCTCTGGTCGCCGAGGTGGTGCAGCGAGAGGCCACCGAGCAGGGCGGCGGTGAGCCACGCGCCCTGCAGGACGAGCAGCACGATGCCGAGGCCCGGCTGCTGGCCGTCTCCCCCGGCGAGGCCGACCGAGGTCACCGCGAGCGGGACCCCGACGGCGGCGGTCACGGCGGCGACCACCCAGCAGGCCACGACCGGGATCCGGGTGGCCGCTGGGATGAGCGACAGCAGGGCGAGGACGGGGAGGACGAGTCCGACGGCCGCGGGGGCGCCGAGGTCGCCGACCCGGCCCGCCAGCAGGTCCCAGCCGGACGTCGCGGCGCTCGGCCAGCGGCCGATGTCGAGCACGAGCGTGCCGGCGGCGCCCTCGAGGACGGCCGGCAGCCACCACGGCACCAGCACGAGGAGCGGGACGGCGAGCGCGGCCACCGGCGGCCCCCACACGGACCGCTCCCGGACCTCCCCCGGCGCGAGCCGGAACGCGAAGCCGACCAGCACGCCGATCAGCACCGCGAGGACCAGCCAGGACGACGGCGCGACCGCGGTCAGCAGGGCGAGCGCGAGGCCGGTGCGCCAGCCGGCCCGCCAGCGGTGCGCGGCATCGGGGTCGGCGAAGCCGAGGGCGGCGTGCGCGAGCCACGGCAGGATCGCGGACGCGACGACCACGCCCCAGCGCCCGCCACCCCAGGCACCGGACGCGAGCGGCACGAGCGCCCACATGACCGACCCCCACAGGAGCAGCCAGCGCGGCGCGCCGTACGGCGTCACGAAGCGGCCCACCACCCGCAGGAAGCGCCAGGCACCCCACAGCGCGACCGGCGCCGCGAGGGCCATCACCAGGCTGATCAGCGTGGAGGGGCCGACCGGCCAGGCGAGGAGGGCGAGCGGGAGCACGTACGCCGGCGCGGGCACGTCGGAGCCGAAGCCGATCGGGTGCCACCCCTCGACGTGCAGCCGCCACCAGTCGCCGGCACTGCCCGGGGTGGGCGACAGCGCACCCCCGCTGAAGCCACCGACGATGTCGCGAACGCCGATGAGCAGCGCCAGGACGACGAGGGCCGTGGCCATCGCGGTGGGGCTGGTGAAGAACCGGACGACCCAGCCGGTGTCGGCGTAGTCGTCCTCCTCGTCGCGGTGGCGCGCCGGCGGCGGCGCGACGGCGGCATCGCGCTCGGCGGCCGCGGCGCGACGCCGCTCGGCGACGTCCGCGGCCTGGTTGGTGGCGGCGGCAACGAGGTCGCCGAGGAAGTCGAGCCCGTGGCGGTAGGGCAGCCACCAGGGCGCCAGGAGCCGGCGGACCCGCTCCCGGTCGGGTCCGGCGTCGCCGCGCAGGGCGGCGACCGCCTCCCTGCGGGTCCGGCGCGCGGCCAGGACCCGGCCCGGGTGGCGCAGCACGGAGAACAGGGCGGCGAGCTCGTCGAGCGCCTCACCGACCGCGCGCACGCACAGCAGCCCGACCATCCGCAGCAGGGTGCCCAGCGCCAGCCGGACCACCTGGAAGGGCAGCGTCGCGCCGCGGGCGTTGACCAACAGCGTGAACAGGGCGGCCCGGCGCTCCTGGAAGTGGGTGTGGCGGCCGGTCAGCGGCGTGCGTCGTACGCCCCGGTGGGCGGCCTCCGCGTGGAAGACCACGGCCTTCGGCACGATCACCGTGGTCCGACCCGCGGCCGCGGCGCGCCAGCCGAGGTCCAGGTCGTTGCCGAAGATCGGCAGCGCGGCGTCGAAGCCGCCGAGCTCCTCGAGGACCGTACGACGGACCAGCATGCCGGCGGTGTTGACCGCGAACACCTCGCGGACCTCGTCGTGCTGGCCCTGGTCGTACTCGCCGCGCTCCAGCCCGGTCTCGCGCCGGCCGGTGCCGCTGATGGTCACGCCGAGCTCGAGCAGGCGCCGCAGCGAGGGCCACTCGCGCAGCTTGGGCCCGAGGATGTCGGCCTCCGGGCGCTGCGCGGCGACCGCGAGCAGCTCCTGCAGCGCCGTCGGCGCCGGCTTCGCGTCGTCGTGGAGGATCCAGACCCACTCGGGGTCCCGGCCGGCCGCGGCGAGTGCCTGCAGGCCGTCGGCGACCGCGTCCGGGAACCCGGCGCTGGCCGGCATCCGGCGCACCGCCAGCGGGACGTGGTCCTCCAGTGCCTGGCGGACGATCTCGGGGCTGTCGTCCTTGCTGCCGGTGTCGATCGCGACGACCGAGTCGAGGGGGGCGGTCTGCGCGCGGAGGCCGTCGAGGACGGCCGGGAGCCACGAGGCACCGTCGTGGCTCACCAGGAGGACGGCGACCCGGACTTGTTGCGACACGAGGTCAGACCCTACGTGGGACGGTCCGAAGGGGGCGAACCGTCAGCGTCGGGCCTGACCGGCGTCAGCGGGCCGTCAGACGGCCCTCTTCTTCAGCTTGCGACGCTCCCGCTCCGAGAGGCCGCCCCAGATGCCGAAGCGCTCGTCGTTGCCCAGCGCCGCCTCGAGGCACTCCAGGCGCACCTCGCAGGTCTGGCACACCTTCTTCGCCTCACGCGTCGATCCCCCCTTCTCGGGGAAGAACGCCTCGGGGTCGGTCTGAGCGCACAGCGCGCGCTCCTGCCACCCCAGCTCTTCTGTCTCTGCCTCGACCAGGAAGAGTTCTCTCACGATTTCGCCCCTTACAACTCGACCCCGTGCCCGAACGACACACGTGGAATTACATATGTGTCATACCCGAAGAGTCAAGGCCGAATCTGCTATACGCAGCCCAGCAGGACGATCGTCCCTGCCTTCAGGCAGAGTTCTCCCCCGTGGACTCGAGCAACGCGACACCGGATCTGACGACGACCGATGTGATCAGGAACATCACCGTGCTGTCGGGCGGCATGGGCGGGGCGAGGTTCCTGCAGGGCCTGCTGCACGGCATCGAGGGCGACCTGCTGCCCGGGGTCTCCCCCGACGCGCGGGTCACCGTCATCGCCAACACCTGCGACGACTGGTGGGTCCACGGACTCAAGGTCTGCCCCGACCTCGACACCGTGATGTACACCCTCGGTGACGGCATCGACCTCGAGCGGGGCTGGGGACGCCGGGCCGAGACGTGGAGCGCCAAGGAGGAGCTGGCGGCGTACGGCGTCGAGCCGACGTGGTTCGGACTGGGCGACCGCGACATCGCCACCCACCTGGTCCGCACGCAGATGCTGGACGCGGGCTACCCGCTCTCCCAGGTGACCGAGGCGCTGTGCCGCCGCTGGCTCACCCCCCGGTACGGCGACCGGCTGACCCTGCTCCCGATGACCGACGACCGCGCGGAGACCCACGTCGCCGTCGCCGACCCGGAGTCGCCGAGCGGCACCCGCGTGGTGCACTTCCAGGAGTACTGGGTCCGGCTGCGCGCCGCGGTGCCCGCCGAGACGCTGGTGTTCGTCGGCCTCGACCAGGCGACCCCCGCCCCCGGCGTGCTCGACGCGATCACCGGCGCCGACCTCGTCGTGCTGCCGCCGTCGAACCCGGTGGTGTCCGTCGGCACGATCCTCGGCGTGCCCGGCCTCCGCGAGGCGATCCGCGGCACGACCGCGCGCGTGGTCGGCCTCTCCCCCATCGTCGGCTCCTCGCACGTGCGCGGGATGGCCGAGCAGATGCTGACCTCGATCGGCGTCGAGGTGAGCGCCGCCGGCGTCGGCCTCAACTACGGTGCCCGCACAGGTGGCGGAGTCCTGGACGGCTGGCTCATCGACGAGCGCGACGCCGACCAGGTCGCCCGGCTCGAGGCGGCCGGCATCGCCACGGCCGCCGTGCCGCTGATGATGACCGACCACGACGCGACCGCCGCGATGGCGGCGGCCGCCGTGGCACTGGTGCGCTGATGGCCGGCTCGCTCTCCGTCCTGGCGCCCGACGGCGTCCCGGAGATCACGGCGGGCGACGACCTCGCCGCCGTCCTCCTCGACGCCCTCGCGCCCGAGCAGGTCGCCGACGGCGACGTCCTCGTCGTGACCAGCAAGGTCGTGAGCAAGGCCGAGGGCCGGGTCGTCACCGGCGAGCGCGAGGAGTGGCTCGAGCGCGAGACCGTGCGGCTGGTCGCCGTACGGGGCGCCACCCGCATCGTGCGCAACCGGCTCGGGCTGACGATGGCCGCGGCCGGGATCGACGCGTCCAACGTGGCGAGCGGGTCCGTCGTACTCCTGCCGGAGGACCCGGACGCCTCGGCACGCGCCCTGCGCCGCGCCGTCGCCCAGCGCAGCGGCGCCAACGTGGGCGTGGTCGTCACCGACACCGCCGGACGGGCGTGGCGCGAGGGCCAGACCGACATCGCCATCGGCGCGGCCGGGCTGACCGTCCTCGAGTCCTTCGCCGGCCGGGTCGACGCCCACGGCAACGAGCTGGCCGTGACCGCGCCCGCCGTCGCCGACGAGATCGCCGCGGCCGTCGAGCTGGCGCAGGGCAAGCTCGGCTCCCGTCCCTTCGCCGTCGTCCGCGGCCGGGCCGACCTGGTCCTGCCGGCCGGCGACGACGGCCCGGGCGCCGCGACGCTGATCCGCCCGGAGGGCGCCGACCTGTTCGGGTACGGCGCCCGCGAGGCCGTGCTGCGCGCCGTCGGCGGGCAGCCGGGCGACCGGGCACCCTTCGGCGCCCCGGTCGGCGCCGAGGAGCTCGTGGCGGCCCTGTCGCGCGCCGGGATCGCCGCCCGGCCGGGCCCCGCGGGCGACGTCATCTGTGCCGCCGAGCGCCGTGCCGCGGTCGACATCGTGGCCTTCGCCCACGGCTGGGCGGCCACGGAGTCGGGCACCGACCTGCGGTTGCAGCCAGTCAGTCCGTAGACTCCCCACGTTCCGCGCACCCACCAAGACGAGGTACCCCGCACCGTGGCCAAGTCCAGCAAGTCCGAGAAGTCGGACCGCCGTCAAGTCATCGACGAGATCCGGCGCAAGCAGAAGAGCGCCGAGAAGCGTCAGGGCCGGGCCATCGTCGGCGTGTGCGTGCTCGTCGCGCTCCTGATCGTGGGCGCCGCGGCGTACAGCCCGATCAAGACGGCGATCGAGAAGGCGCGCTACTCCGGCAAGGACCTCGCCGACATCGGCGCCAAGGCCGACGTGTGCGGGAAGATCACCGAGAAGGAGGCCACGGGCAGCGGCGACCACGTCCCCAGCTCCCAGCAGGTCACCTACAAGGACGCCCCGCCGGCCTTCGGCTCGCACTGGAACGAGGCGGGCCTCGCGCCGGCCCCGATCACGGACCGCTACTACACCGAGGGCACCCGCCCCGAGCTCGAGTCGCTGGTGCACAACCTCGAGCACGGCTACACGATCCTCTGGTACGACGACACCGCCGCCGACGACTCCGGCGAGATCGCCGCGATCAAGGCCATGGCCGCGACCCTCGACGCCAACGACACCAACCAGCGGCTGAAGTTCAAGGCCGCCCCGTGGACCGCGGCGGACACCAAGGAGACCGGCAAGGGCTTCCCGAAGGGCCAGCACATCGCCTTCACCCACTGGCGCAACGACGCCGCCGCCAGCAAGTCCTACGGCGTGTGGCAGTACTGCTCCGAGGCGAGCGGTGCCGCGCTGAAGGCGTTCATGGAGAAGTACCCCTTCACCGACGCCCCGGAGCCCTTCGTCTACTGAGTCGAATGGGCCGAGCGTGTCGCTCGTTCCTCGCGACACGCTGCCGGCCCGCAGTTGCCTCCGGCGGATGGTTGCGTCCGCCTGGCGGCAAGACGGTCGGCGCGCGCAACGACGCCTCCCTGCGCCTCCGGTCGCTCGTTCCTCGCTCCCTCCGGCTCCGGGCCGGCGTCGTCCCGCGACTTGCCGACCCCCTCGAGTGGGCACGCAGGCGCCGCGCAGCGGGCGAGCGAAGCGAGCTCCTTGACGCCGGGGGCCGGTCGACTACGCGCGCGGCCGCCCGACACCAACCCCGCAACAGCCCTCAGGTGAGGTCGGCGCGACCCTGGTCCTTCAACGCCGCCACGACGGCCTTGACCTCCTGGGCCCGGGCCCGGGTGGTGACGAGCAGGGCGTCCGGGGTGTCGACGACGACGACGTCGTCGAGGCCGATGACGGCCACCACGCGGCCGGAGCCCGGCACCACGATGCCGGAGGCGCCGCGCAGCTGTACGAGCGACTCGTCACCGAGGACGGTGCACTCCTCCTGCTCGCCGAGCAGGGTGGCCAGTGAGTCGAAGTCGCCGATGTCGTCCCAGCCGAACGAGCCGGGCACCGTCGCCACCCGGCCGGCGGCCGCCGCGGGCTCGGCGATGGCGTGGTCGATCGCGATCCGCGGCAGCTTCTCCCACAGCTCCGTGAGGCGCTCGGGCTCGGCGGCGATCGCGCGCAGGTTCGCGGCGAACTCCGGGTCTTGCTCGCCGAGGAGGTCCAGCAGGACGGACGGCCGGACGACGAACATGCCGGCGTTCCAGCGGTAGCGACCGGTCGCGAGGTACTCCTCGGCGACCGACACCGACGGCTTCTCCACGAACTCGACGACCCGGCGCACCGACGGGTGGCCGTCGAGCGCGTCGCCCTGGTGGACGTACCCGAACGCGGAGGAGGCGAAGGTGGGCTCGATGCCGATCGTCACCAGCCAGCCGTCGCGAGCGGCCGCGACCGCGTCCGCCACGGCGGCGTGGAAGCCCGCGTCGTCGGCGATCACGTGGTCGGCGGCGAAGGAGCCCATCACCTCCGCGCCACGGCGCTCGAGGACCGCGGCCGCGAGGCCGATGGCCGCCATCGAGTCGCGCGCCGACGGCTCGGCCAGCACGCCGTCGTCGGGCAGCTGGTGCAGCTGGCGTCGTACGGCGTCGCGGTGGGCGGCGCCGGTGACGACGAGGACCCGGTCACCGACGATCGGCGAGAGCCGGTCGTGGGTCTGCTCGAGCAGGGTCCGGCCGGAGCCGGTGAGGTCGTGGAGGAACTTCGGCGAGCCGGAGCGGGACAGCGGCCAGAGCCGCGTGCCGGCACCCCCCGCGGGGACCACGGCCCAGAAGCCGGGGATCTCGTCAGCGACCATGCGCGGCACCATATCTGCGGTCTCCTATCCTCGGGACGTGAGCCCCGGAACGCCGACCACCTTCGCCGACGTCCTCGCGACCCGGCTCCGCAACGACCCGGGCCAGCCGCTGGTCACGTTCTACGACAACGCGACCGGCGAGCGGGTCGAGCTGTCGGTGACCACCTGGGCCAACTGGGTCGCGAAGGCGGGCTCGCTGCTCGTCGACGAGCTGGGCCTGGAGCGCGGCGACCGGCTCGGCATCGACCTGCCGCCGCACTGGCTCGGCACCGTCTTCCTGGGCGCCGCCTGGAGCGCTGGGCTGGTCGTCGTCCCCGCGC
Above is a genomic segment from Nocardioides aromaticivorans containing:
- a CDS encoding glycosyltransferase family 2 protein, with the protein product MSQQVRVAVLLVSHDGASWLPAVLDGLRAQTAPLDSVVAIDTGSKDDSPEIVRQALEDHVPLAVRRMPASAGFPDAVADGLQALAAAGRDPEWVWILHDDAKPAPTALQELLAVAAQRPEADILGPKLREWPSLRRLLELGVTISGTGRRETGLERGEYDQGQHDEVREVFAVNTAGMLVRRTVLEELGGFDAALPIFGNDLDLGWRAAAAGRTTVIVPKAVVFHAEAAHRGVRRTPLTGRHTHFQERRAALFTLLVNARGATLPFQVVRLALGTLLRMVGLLCVRAVGEALDELAALFSVLRHPGRVLAARRTRREAVAALRGDAGPDRERVRRLLAPWWLPYRHGLDFLGDLVAAATNQAADVAERRRAAAAERDAAVAPPPARHRDEEDDYADTGWVVRFFTSPTAMATALVVLALLIGVRDIVGGFSGGALSPTPGSAGDWWRLHVEGWHPIGFGSDVPAPAYVLPLALLAWPVGPSTLISLVMALAAPVALWGAWRFLRVVGRFVTPYGAPRWLLLWGSVMWALVPLASGAWGGGRWGVVVASAILPWLAHAALGFADPDAAHRWRAGWRTGLALALLTAVAPSSWLVLAVLIGVLVGFAFRLAPGEVRERSVWGPPVAALAVPLLVLVPWWLPAVLEGAAGTLVLDIGRWPSAATSGWDLLAGRVGDLGAPAAVGLVLPVLALLSLIPAATRIPVVACWVVAAVTAAVGVPLAVTSVGLAGGDGQQPGLGIVLLVLQGAWLTAALLGGLSLHHLGDQRRPVQAGLALAGLAGLVAPLVGLVWFAVWGGEDLTDDPPSDVPVYMAQRAEQADQDGILVLRGSIADGLSYEVHRGDGMTLGEDEIAALTPEDAEVTAVIRSLVTAPDPDAVQELSRRGILYVVQAAPADGSVASSLDATSGLVQASSSRGTRAWQVDPAPGPLPEHHDWVRALLLLVQGIAIPVLVVLALPPLRRSRDD
- a CDS encoding DUF5719 family protein, translated to MTEPGSTEKAGAGRRASVSRGRRIDLLVALAIAAPAVVALSVGVIGGEDNPLSGPQPPTTSALTSATMVCPGGLTGDDGAVRVTRTPDVPGGELAVATAPAARGASGSSATKAGKPVTVEQGSTVEVPSSTGPTVLDGRGAAAPGIAAGRDGELAVPECRGPSYDEWLVGVGASARYATTIELVNPDDGDAVVDLALHDATGPVEEPALRGIEVPPHGVKRIDLATAAPRAEATAAHLTVVRGRVTATARNTWDPLGRGVVSTDFLPADTSPSSSSLILGVPKKPAQPTLQLANPGDDEVRVAVRFVTEQAAFTPTGAPEISVPPQAMETVDLTKLFKGATADGVVGIELEASGPVASSFMALSGDDLVLLAPTPSLDEPAAAVVPSGRKSVVLGGAERTAVVDVVSYDAAGKEIRADKVEIGTDRGATLSLPDDAASISVVSRNTRIQAVVLAATGGRRPGLATLRVRPAELRAEIPVVEPD
- a CDS encoding WhiB family transcriptional regulator, with the translated sequence MRELFLVEAETEELGWQERALCAQTDPEAFFPEKGGSTREAKKVCQTCEVRLECLEAALGNDERFGIWGGLSERERRKLKKRAV
- a CDS encoding phosphomannomutase/phosphoglucomutase → MASATTSPDNLSKVFKAYDVRGIVGEQLDEDLARATGAAYVEVLGVDAIVVGYDMRPSSPALAGAFADGATGAGADVTMIGLASTDQLYFASGHLGLPGAMFTASHNPAQYNGIKMCRAFAQPVGMESGLAEIRDRVATGTAVANGGGSGSIGSHDVLQAYAAHLLSLAPVTGRRIRVVVDAGNGMAGHTAPAVFDRLADQVEMVPMYFELDGTFPNHEANPIEPANLVDLQKRVLAEGADIGLAFDGDADRCFLVDERGELVSPSTLTALIAARELAKEPGATVIHNLITSRAVPEIVAELGGTPVRTRVGHSYIKATMAETDAIFGGEHSGHFYFRDFWRADSGMLAALHAMAALAEADVPLSTLLASYERYPLSGEINSTVADQAAVLAELEQTWSSKDGVSVDKLDGLTVSHADWAFNVRASNTEPLLRLNAEGKDESTMARVRDEVLTTIRGEQ
- a CDS encoding metallopeptidase family protein yields the protein MSEDEETRVARPRRDRRGRGMRGPAVLPLTWPDTSHRPPRPLRRRELFDRIMLDVVTEIDARWSQHLGLLEYAVEDTPQLPDDWDSGHVPLSSLVRGSGTKPTRLVVFRRPLEHRAGDRADLEAIILTVVVEQVAELLGIEPAEVDPRYPGDDD
- a CDS encoding SIS domain-containing protein is translated as MVWFDESRLDDEGALASADLRLRTLAESGARVRREVGDSADAIAEAVARASEARPRAVIAAGPDSRLLRAVLEPFCPVPFVAWPSPALPGWAGSLDLVVVLAPEGGDAGTALAVAEAARRGCQLVVATPRDSVVAEHATGRWATLLPTSTGDQLATAVAMLSFLDQVHLGPTADPESVAEALDAVAIACSPHRDISINPAKMLAISLADASPLIWGGSVLAARAARRVAESTRRTSGRTALAGDAEHLLPVIEAARPRNVFADPFADDTGDRRPVLVILDDGVDDPVVRDQRIRLEEGATAHDVRIEHVSSEAVGEVARYASLLLHGTYAAEYLRLGLVAD
- a CDS encoding Trm112 family protein; protein product: MSAPEISPELLAIIVCPACRSDLALTAAGDATELVCSGCGLAYPVRDGIPVLLVDEARKPA
- a CDS encoding DUF3499 domain-containing protein — translated: MRTCSRTACARRAVATLTYVYADSTAVLGPLATFAEPHAYDLCDQHSERLSAPRGWEVVRLSLGTQQQGPSGDDLLALADAVREAARPVPQPVVEQPRESGREVARKGHLRMLTTE